A region of Terriglobales bacterium DNA encodes the following proteins:
- a CDS encoding TonB family protein, whose protein sequence is MATRYIIPVPSETATSREPSVRSPLPPLEVPALLLELDDERTRARRREGMLISVIAHLVAMMAIVLLPPLLPQSRGINVATTEDLLRNKELTYLELPPDSQTPPAKPPDTKIISDKDRIATSRAPVLDKKTLDELRDSRRPGPPGASAPPVPPASAVLPQMGAGAAPPAQSGPDQTPQGTEVASLQTPPMMRGSGVFGAGRSAGSTIEEAARAAAARGGAGGSVGAGGDYGLGPGSPAKVRSDLDIMSDTMGVDFGPYLSRVLLSVRQNWYNLVPEAARPPLMKSGKVSIQFAILKDGSVAGMRLAQTSGDVSLDRAAWGGITASNPFPPLPAEFRGNYLELRFHFYYNPGRNEMR, encoded by the coding sequence TTGGCCACGCGCTACATCATCCCGGTGCCTTCGGAAACGGCGACCAGCCGGGAGCCGTCCGTCCGCTCGCCGCTGCCCCCCCTCGAAGTCCCTGCCCTGCTGCTGGAACTCGACGACGAGCGCACCCGCGCCCGCCGCCGCGAGGGCATGCTGATCTCGGTGATCGCGCATCTGGTGGCGATGATGGCCATCGTGCTCTTGCCGCCGCTTCTGCCCCAGTCGCGCGGCATCAACGTCGCCACCACCGAAGATCTGCTGCGCAACAAGGAACTCACCTACCTCGAGCTTCCGCCCGATTCGCAAACGCCACCGGCAAAACCGCCCGACACCAAGATCATCTCCGACAAGGACCGCATCGCCACCTCGCGCGCTCCGGTGTTGGACAAGAAAACACTGGACGAGCTGCGCGATAGCCGCCGCCCGGGACCGCCGGGAGCGAGCGCGCCACCTGTTCCTCCGGCTTCCGCGGTCCTGCCCCAGATGGGCGCCGGCGCGGCTCCGCCTGCTCAGTCCGGTCCTGACCAGACTCCGCAGGGAACTGAGGTAGCCAGCCTGCAAACCCCGCCCATGATGCGTGGAAGCGGCGTTTTCGGCGCCGGACGCTCCGCCGGCTCCACGATCGAAGAGGCGGCGCGGGCCGCTGCGGCCCGTGGCGGCGCCGGCGGATCGGTGGGCGCCGGGGGCGACTACGGCCTGGGGCCAGGGTCGCCGGCCAAGGTGCGCAGCGACCTCGACATCATGAGCGACACCATGGGCGTGGACTTCGGTCCCTACCTCTCCCGGGTCCTGCTCTCGGTGCGCCAGAACTGGTACAACCTTGTTCCCGAGGCTGCGCGGCCACCGCTGATGAAGAGCGGCAAAGTCTCCATCCAGTTCGCTATCCTGAAGGATGGCAGTGTGGCCGGCATGCGCCTGGCACAGACTTCCGGCGACGTCTCGCTGGACCGCGCCGCTTGGGGCGGCATCACCGCTTCCAATCCCTTCCCGCCCCTTCCCGCCGAGTTCCGCGGCAATTACCTGGAACTGCGCTTCCACTTCTATTACAACCCGGGCCGCAACGAGATGCGGTAA
- the miaA gene encoding tRNA (adenosine(37)-N6)-dimethylallyltransferase MiaA: MTAEAAGGKRDPLLVAVVGPTGSGKSALAAALAERFHGEIVNCDSVAFYREFEIGTAKPSAEERRRAPHHLLDVVGPTEYITAGDYARRARAVLAEIRSRGHLPIVAGGSGLYLRALLEGLFPGPPRSEALRERLRASARKHGSSHLHRMLRRLDPAAAEKIHPNDAPKLIRALEVCLEARSKMTDLWRRGRDPLTGFRVLRIGLNPERNALYARINRRAKRMFEQGLVEETRRLLETYGEAARPLGSLGYRQAVQLLRGEIDPKLAVWATQQAHRNYAKRQLTWFRREPDVHWLCGFGDEGSVRDEAVRIVEAATRDRQ, translated from the coding sequence TTGACCGCTGAAGCAGCCGGAGGAAAGCGCGACCCCTTGCTGGTTGCCGTGGTCGGACCCACGGGCAGCGGCAAGAGTGCGTTGGCGGCGGCCCTGGCGGAGCGCTTCCACGGAGAGATCGTCAACTGCGATTCGGTCGCGTTCTACCGCGAGTTCGAGATCGGCACGGCCAAGCCGTCGGCGGAAGAGCGCCGTCGCGCGCCGCATCATCTCCTGGATGTGGTCGGGCCCACCGAGTACATCACCGCCGGCGATTATGCGCGACGCGCTCGTGCCGTGCTCGCCGAGATCCGCAGCCGCGGGCATCTGCCCATCGTGGCGGGCGGCTCCGGGCTCTACCTGCGGGCGCTGCTCGAAGGATTGTTTCCCGGCCCCCCGCGCTCGGAAGCGCTGCGCGAGCGCCTGCGCGCTAGCGCCCGCAAGCACGGCTCGTCCCATCTGCACCGCATGCTGCGGCGGCTGGATCCTGCGGCCGCGGAAAAGATCCACCCTAACGACGCACCCAAGCTGATTCGCGCCCTCGAAGTCTGCCTGGAAGCCCGCAGCAAGATGACCGACCTCTGGCGCCGGGGTCGCGATCCGCTCACCGGCTTTCGCGTGTTGCGCATCGGCCTGAACCCGGAACGCAACGCGCTTTACGCCCGCATCAACCGGCGCGCGAAACGCATGTTCGAGCAGGGCCTGGTGGAAGAAACCCGCCGCCTGCTCGAGACCTACGGTGAAGCCGCTCGTCCCCTGGGTTCACTCGGTTACCGGCAGGCGGTACAACTCCTGCGCGGTGAAATCGACCCCAAGCTGGCGGTCTGGGCCACGCAGCAGGCGCACCGCAATTACGCAAAACGCCAGTTGACCTGGTTCCGTCGTGAACCCGATGTGCACTGGCTCTGCGGGTTTGGGGATGAGGGGAGCGTGCGAGACGAAGCCGTGCGCATTGTTGAGGCGGCAACTCGCGATAGGCAATAA
- a CDS encoding metalloregulator ArsR/SmtB family transcription factor: protein MTPVWKALSDPTRRRLLDLVKLRPRTTGELAARFRVTRFAVMKHLRVLERAGLIVVRRRGRERWNHLNAVPLQRIYERWISPYEAHWASSLLRLKRSAELEQGEEAMSAAAGKAAARVSEMPVAPQSIHIEQEVHIGAPPKRVFEALTKDIAAWWGAPYLLNQNARSIVLEPEIGGRLYEVWQEGDGALWAVVTAIERDHKLTLSGPMGMSGAVSGVIGYELEPDGKGTRLKLSHRAIGEVTEQTRANYTGGWNDLLATRLKAFVETGKRLGLAKG, encoded by the coding sequence TTGACCCCGGTCTGGAAGGCGCTGAGCGACCCGACGCGCCGGCGCCTGCTGGACCTGGTGAAGCTGCGGCCGCGCACGACCGGCGAACTGGCCGCCCGCTTCCGGGTTACGCGCTTCGCAGTCATGAAGCACTTGCGCGTGCTGGAGCGGGCCGGCCTGATCGTGGTACGGCGACGCGGCCGCGAGCGCTGGAACCACCTCAACGCCGTGCCTCTGCAACGCATTTACGAGCGCTGGATCAGTCCGTACGAGGCGCACTGGGCATCGTCCCTCCTGCGGCTGAAGCGCAGCGCCGAACTCGAACAAGGAGAAGAAGCCATGAGTGCAGCAGCCGGAAAAGCGGCGGCGCGGGTAAGCGAAATGCCGGTCGCGCCGCAATCCATCCACATCGAGCAGGAAGTGCACATTGGGGCCCCGCCGAAGCGCGTCTTTGAAGCATTAACGAAGGACATCGCTGCCTGGTGGGGTGCGCCGTACCTGCTCAACCAGAACGCTCGAAGCATCGTGCTAGAGCCGGAGATCGGCGGCCGGCTCTACGAAGTCTGGCAGGAAGGCGACGGCGCCCTGTGGGCCGTGGTAACCGCCATCGAGCGCGACCACAAGCTGACGCTCTCCGGGCCGATGGGAATGAGCGGCGCGGTGAGTGGCGTCATTGGCTACGAACTGGAACCCGATGGCAAAGGAACGCGACTCAAGCTTTCGCACCGCGCCATCGGCGAAGTCACTGAACAGACCCGTGCCAATTACACCGGCGGCTGGAACGACCTGCTTGCCACGCGGCTCAAGGCCTTTGTTGAAACCGGCAAACGCCTGGGCCTGGCCAAGGGGTAG
- a CDS encoding glycoside hydrolase family 3 protein — protein MFTVMRVRLAALLFLLLVPSSLARDKFQQSAPVRLTRGGEKWAERTLRKMSLEEKVGQLFMLKAPAQFLNLESPEYLALRDAIDRYHVGGFLLTVRSENGMVYRNQPYEAAMFTNQLQRESDVPLIFAADFERGPSMRFDGTTPFPHAMAFGAAGRTEYVDAFARVVAEESRALGVVWNFFPVADVNSEPSNPIINTRAFGEDPEQVSRLVTAYIRAARDSGLLTTAKHFPGHGDTQTDSHIGAASVTGDRDHLERVALAPFRRAIAAGVDSIMVAHVTVPALDSATDRVATTSPAVVTGLLKGQLGFHGVVVTDAMEMSAVTRLYGGGNGHDPGRAAVDAVKAGQDLITIPANIDASYRALLDAVRSGEISEDRIDASVRKLLRLKASVGLDRAKLVDIHQLSRLVARPQSLALAQEISDAAVTLVRSNGTLLPLRAEGFRTAPASAPESDGTAPGPAAYSTLGSGARLLVVIFVDDLRSEYGRVLQRELRARVPQAEVIFVDLRTAAALSPRLLQSAEQATAVVAAVFATPTAGRRVLMNGHSVNSVSLAEAPARLMQELLQRAGERTVLVALGNPYLAADFPVLANYLCTYSGVPTSEVSAVKALFGEIPVRGRLPVTIPGVAARGAGIDLGPPPQAAAVAPPTVHH, from the coding sequence ATGTTCACGGTGATGCGCGTCCGGCTGGCTGCCCTGCTCTTCCTCCTGCTGGTCCCCTCTTCGCTTGCGCGCGACAAGTTCCAGCAATCGGCCCCGGTGCGGCTCACTCGCGGCGGCGAAAAGTGGGCCGAGCGTACCTTGCGCAAGATGTCGCTCGAGGAGAAGGTCGGCCAGCTGTTCATGCTCAAGGCGCCGGCCCAGTTCCTGAACCTCGAAAGCCCGGAGTACCTGGCCCTGCGCGACGCCATTGACCGCTACCACGTGGGCGGATTCCTGCTCACCGTGCGCTCGGAAAACGGCATGGTCTACCGCAACCAGCCCTACGAGGCGGCCATGTTCACCAACCAGTTGCAACGCGAAAGCGACGTGCCGCTGATATTCGCCGCCGACTTCGAGCGCGGCCCCTCCATGCGTTTCGACGGGACCACGCCCTTCCCGCACGCCATGGCCTTCGGCGCCGCCGGGCGCACCGAATACGTCGACGCCTTCGCGCGCGTGGTGGCGGAAGAGTCCCGCGCGCTCGGCGTAGTGTGGAACTTCTTCCCGGTGGCGGACGTGAACTCCGAACCCTCCAATCCCATCATCAACACGCGCGCTTTCGGCGAGGATCCGGAGCAGGTAAGCCGCCTTGTCACCGCCTACATACGCGCTGCGCGCGACAGCGGACTGCTGACCACCGCCAAGCATTTTCCGGGACACGGCGACACCCAGACCGACTCCCACATCGGGGCGGCCAGTGTCACTGGCGATCGCGACCATCTGGAACGCGTGGCACTGGCGCCGTTCCGCCGCGCCATCGCTGCCGGCGTCGATTCCATCATGGTGGCGCATGTCACGGTGCCGGCGCTCGACTCCGCGACCGACCGGGTGGCCACCACCTCGCCCGCCGTAGTGACCGGCCTGCTGAAAGGGCAACTCGGTTTCCACGGAGTCGTGGTCACCGATGCCATGGAGATGAGCGCCGTCACGCGCCTTTACGGAGGTGGGAACGGCCACGACCCCGGCCGGGCGGCCGTGGATGCCGTCAAGGCCGGCCAGGACCTGATCACCATACCCGCGAATATCGACGCATCCTATCGCGCCCTGCTGGATGCCGTTCGCAGCGGCGAGATATCGGAGGACCGCATTGATGCCAGCGTGCGCAAGCTGCTGCGCCTGAAGGCGTCGGTCGGCCTCGACCGGGCCAAGCTGGTGGACATCCACCAGCTCTCGCGCCTTGTCGCCCGGCCCCAGAGCCTGGCACTGGCGCAGGAGATCTCCGATGCGGCCGTTACCCTGGTCCGCTCGAACGGCACGCTGCTGCCGCTGCGGGCCGAAGGTTTCCGTACCGCACCCGCTTCTGCACCGGAAAGCGATGGAACCGCGCCCGGCCCGGCAGCGTATTCAACCCTAGGGAGTGGCGCGCGCCTGCTGGTCGTAATCTTTGTGGACGACCTGCGCAGTGAGTACGGCCGCGTCTTGCAGCGCGAGCTTCGCGCCCGCGTCCCCCAGGCTGAGGTGATCTTCGTGGACTTGCGGACGGCAGCCGCACTCTCTCCGCGCCTGTTGCAATCGGCGGAACAGGCCACTGCCGTGGTCGCGGCGGTATTTGCCACGCCCACCGCCGGGCGTCGCGTGCTGATGAACGGACATTCGGTCAACTCGGTTTCCCTGGCGGAAGCACCCGCACGGCTGATGCAGGAACTCTTGCAGCGCGCCGGCGAACGTACGGTGCTGGTAGCGCTGGGTAACCCTTATCTGGCGGCGGACTTCCCTGTGCTGGCGAACTATCTCTGCACCTATTCCGGCGTCCCCACTTCGGAAGTCAGTGCCGTCAAGGCCCTGTTCGGCGAGATTCCCGTCCGTGGCCGCCTTCCGGTAACCATACCGGGCGTAGCGGCTCGCGGCGCCGGCATCGACCTGGGACCGCCGCCGCAAGCGGCGGCAGTCGCCCCACCCACCGTCCACCACTAA
- the pyrR gene encoding bifunctional pyr operon transcriptional regulator/uracil phosphoribosyltransferase PyrR: protein MSAQPARTRAHSHRETQLMSASEIDRTLVRLAHEIVEKTSGVQNLGLVGVKRRGVPLAQRLGKLIQRIERVKPPVGSLDIALYRDDLTQVAPKPVVQKAEIGFDVGGMDIILVDDVLFTGRTTRAAMDALFDHGRPRRVQLCVLMDRGHRELPIEAAFIGRRIETSLQQVVKVNLSEVDGSDKVILVEMPPR, encoded by the coding sequence ATGAGCGCCCAGCCCGCGCGAACCCGCGCCCACTCGCATCGCGAAACCCAACTGATGTCTGCCTCTGAGATCGATCGCACGCTTGTCCGTCTGGCCCACGAAATCGTGGAGAAAACCAGCGGTGTCCAGAACCTGGGCTTGGTGGGAGTCAAGCGACGCGGAGTGCCGCTGGCGCAACGGCTGGGAAAACTGATTCAGCGCATCGAGCGGGTGAAGCCACCGGTGGGCAGCCTGGACATCGCGCTCTATCGCGACGACCTCACGCAGGTGGCTCCCAAGCCCGTGGTGCAGAAGGCTGAGATCGGCTTCGACGTCGGCGGCATGGACATCATCCTGGTGGACGACGTGCTGTTCACAGGTCGCACGACGCGGGCCGCCATGGATGCTCTATTCGATCACGGCCGTCCCCGCCGGGTGCAGCTCTGCGTGCTGATGGATCGAGGACATCGCGAGCTGCCTATCGAGGCGGCCTTCATCGGGCGGCGCATCGAAACCTCGCTCCAACAGGTGGTCAAAGTCAACCTCAGCGAGGTGGATGGCTCCGACAAGGTCATCCTGGTGGAGATGCCGCCGCGGTGA
- a CDS encoding aspartate carbamoyltransferase catalytic subunit: MNTNSHPVALRRGLRSLLDIEHLPAEEIQFLLRLARRMVPGRARPLLRNRRIALLFYEASTRTRVSFEFAAKALGATLSVIHAQSSSIEKGESLVDTGYTLRATGADAIVIRHRAAGAPYLLACHLDIPVINAGDGMHEHPSQALLDAFTMLRHRKSLSGLRVAIVGDVYHSRVARSNAHLLSKLSAQVTLCGPPELAPEVASTLAPGVRVTRHMEDALRGADVVMMLRVQKERLAGQSIKVADYVAGYQLTPERLKLARRDALVMHPGPMIRGMELTSEVADGSQSAIREQVQNGVAMRMAILARSLGAAK, translated from the coding sequence GTGAACACCAACAGTCATCCTGTTGCCCTCCGCCGCGGATTGCGTTCGCTACTCGATATAGAACACCTGCCGGCGGAGGAGATCCAGTTCCTGCTGCGCCTCGCGCGCCGCATGGTTCCCGGGCGTGCCCGTCCCCTGCTGCGCAATCGCCGCATTGCGCTCCTCTTCTATGAAGCTTCCACCCGCACCCGGGTGAGTTTTGAGTTTGCGGCCAAGGCGTTGGGGGCCACCCTCAGCGTGATTCACGCCCAGTCCTCCAGCATTGAGAAGGGCGAATCGCTGGTGGATACCGGCTACACCCTGCGCGCCACAGGCGCCGACGCCATCGTCATTCGGCATCGCGCGGCTGGAGCGCCGTATCTGCTGGCGTGCCATCTGGACATTCCCGTCATCAATGCCGGGGATGGCATGCACGAGCACCCTTCGCAGGCCCTGCTCGATGCCTTCACCATGCTGCGCCACCGGAAATCGCTCTCCGGCCTCCGCGTGGCCATTGTGGGCGACGTGTATCACAGCCGCGTGGCGCGCTCCAATGCTCACCTGCTGAGCAAGCTCTCTGCCCAGGTGACCCTGTGCGGCCCACCGGAACTCGCCCCCGAGGTGGCCTCCACCCTCGCTCCCGGAGTCCGCGTGACCCGCCACATGGAAGACGCGTTGCGCGGCGCGGATGTGGTCATGATGCTGCGCGTTCAGAAGGAACGCCTGGCCGGCCAGTCGATCAAGGTGGCGGACTATGTCGCTGGCTATCAGTTGACGCCCGAGCGCCTCAAACTTGCCCGGCGGGATGCCCTGGTCATGCACCCGGGACCCATGATCCGAGGCATGGAACTCACCAGCGAAGTGGCCGACGGTTCGCAGTCCGCTATCCGCGAGCAGGTGCAAAACGGTGTCGCCATGCGCATGGCCATCCTGGCGCGCTCCCTGGGAGCAGCGAAATGA